Proteins encoded within one genomic window of Chelatococcus sp. HY11:
- a CDS encoding arylamine N-acetyltransferase translates to MTHAPSNENGMTLSADQLDAYLARIGVERPTSLDINSLTRLHRAHLMAFTWEALDAFMGWPSAISPASAFTKMVNGKRGGWCFEMNGLFGAALAALGFRVTRLCGGVNREALGDLAIGNHLTLRVDLDRPYLAEVGVADAIVEPVPLVIGSIRQRGFDFSITPAAGGWLRFNNHERGIAKSIDFRPNHSDEAAMAAAHGWLMQDPGSPFTNALAVFRHEADGYISLQNNVLCHVTANGVCEQRITGAEHLAETLETVFDLEVPQSRRVWDKVQAIVRDKAA, encoded by the coding sequence ATGACGCACGCGCCTTCAAACGAAAACGGAATGACCCTGAGCGCCGACCAGCTCGACGCGTATCTCGCGAGGATCGGCGTGGAGCGGCCAACGTCCCTCGACATCAACAGCCTGACGAGGCTGCATCGCGCTCACCTCATGGCTTTCACTTGGGAAGCATTGGATGCCTTCATGGGGTGGCCATCCGCGATTTCACCGGCATCGGCTTTCACCAAGATGGTGAATGGCAAGCGTGGTGGTTGGTGCTTCGAGATGAACGGCCTGTTCGGCGCCGCGCTCGCCGCCCTTGGCTTCCGGGTTACGCGTCTTTGCGGGGGTGTCAACCGGGAAGCACTCGGCGATCTCGCGATCGGCAACCACCTCACCCTGCGTGTTGATCTCGACCGTCCTTATCTTGCCGAAGTCGGCGTCGCGGACGCCATCGTTGAGCCGGTCCCGCTTGTCATCGGGTCTATCAGGCAACGTGGCTTCGACTTTTCGATCACGCCGGCGGCTGGCGGCTGGCTACGTTTCAACAATCATGAGCGCGGTATCGCCAAGAGCATCGATTTTCGTCCCAACCACAGCGACGAGGCGGCCATGGCTGCGGCCCATGGCTGGCTGATGCAGGATCCCGGCTCACCGTTCACGAACGCGCTTGCAGTGTTTCGGCATGAGGCGGACGGCTACATCTCCTTGCAGAATAACGTCTTGTGCCACGTGACGGCGAATGGCGTCTGCGAGCAGCGTATAACGGGCGCTGAACATCTCGCCGAAACGCTTGAAACCGTCTTTGACCTCGAAGTGCCCCAGTCCAGGCGCGTCTGGGACAAAGTTCAGGCGATCGTGCGCGACAAAGCCGCGTGA
- a CDS encoding pyridoxamine 5'-phosphate oxidase family protein, with the protein MRLDDDLLEFFRRPLMCIIAGADATGRPSAGRGVGLHLMESREAIEIIFSAWQWPRLESDIRRTGRIAATFVSPSDYVSFQLKGRAAMRDTEALDLDRADRFMTCATNELESLGVPRRLIAPWLTAREARVIQLDVSETYIQTPGPLAGMLAGARAR; encoded by the coding sequence GTGCGGCTCGACGACGACCTTCTCGAATTTTTCAGACGGCCGCTGATGTGCATCATCGCCGGGGCTGATGCGACAGGGCGTCCATCCGCCGGACGCGGCGTCGGGTTACATCTCATGGAAAGCCGCGAAGCGATCGAGATCATCTTCTCCGCCTGGCAATGGCCACGCCTGGAATCCGACATCCGGCGGACCGGGCGGATCGCCGCGACCTTCGTCAGCCCATCGGACTACGTCAGCTTCCAGCTCAAGGGGCGCGCCGCCATGAGGGACACGGAAGCGCTCGACCTCGATCGCGCCGACCGCTTCATGACCTGCGCCACGAACGAGCTCGAATCGCTCGGCGTTCCCCGACGCCTGATCGCGCCCTGGCTCACCGCCCGCGAGGCGCGGGTCATCCAGCTCGATGTCAGCGAAACCTATATCCAGACGCCAGGCCCGCTTGCCGGCATGCTGGCCGGTGCGAGGGCCCGATGA
- a CDS encoding GAF domain-containing protein, which yields MSLRLSDLSACFEGVIPSIIATAAADGMPNISYLSHVVRVDDDHVALSNQFFAKTAANVRANPKVTLILVDGFTGDQFLLDIGFVRSLEAGALFDKIARQLKASSAQIGMSDVMRLRSADIFRVHGIEKIPSPVETAAAEVGRDPVSLPALSQAIKLIEQQAEAGEIIDSLLRGVRSVLGYSNALVLIRDNHRSCLMTTGSIGYAPSGLGSEIAGGDGLIGAAVTSGQTIKVSDMSRVRRFGEAIGREAEAVENTTRTVAFPQLPTAMSQIAVPMAVRGTVTGVLFVESEMRLAFREEDEAALDILAGQAASALRANELEAAAAEPRSAAAQPDAAPAGGEIRVTHHRFDDSIFVDGTYIVKGVAGTLLRLMLEWHLKERRSEFTNREMRLAAGARLPEIKDNLETRLLLLRRRLEEKQAPIQITRVGRGRVRLEVKGLIILDAART from the coding sequence ATGAGCCTGCGTCTTTCGGACCTCTCCGCCTGCTTCGAGGGTGTCATCCCGTCGATCATTGCCACCGCCGCAGCCGATGGCATGCCGAATATCTCATACCTCTCCCATGTGGTGCGTGTCGACGACGACCACGTCGCGCTCTCCAACCAGTTTTTCGCCAAGACAGCGGCGAATGTGCGCGCCAATCCCAAGGTCACGCTGATCCTCGTTGATGGCTTCACGGGTGATCAGTTTCTCCTCGACATTGGCTTCGTGCGTTCCCTCGAAGCCGGCGCGCTCTTCGACAAGATCGCACGCCAACTCAAGGCGAGCAGCGCACAGATCGGCATGTCAGACGTCATGCGGCTGCGAAGCGCCGATATTTTTCGCGTGCACGGGATTGAGAAAATCCCGAGCCCGGTGGAGACAGCAGCGGCCGAGGTTGGCCGCGATCCCGTCAGTCTTCCCGCCCTGTCGCAGGCAATCAAGCTTATAGAGCAGCAGGCCGAGGCCGGAGAGATCATTGACAGCTTGCTGCGCGGCGTCCGGAGCGTACTTGGATACAGTAACGCGCTCGTGCTTATTCGAGACAACCATCGCAGCTGTCTGATGACGACCGGCAGCATCGGCTATGCGCCCTCCGGTCTGGGATCGGAAATTGCTGGCGGCGACGGACTTATCGGCGCGGCGGTGACCAGTGGTCAGACTATCAAGGTCAGTGACATGAGTCGCGTGCGCCGGTTCGGCGAGGCGATCGGTCGTGAGGCGGAGGCCGTGGAAAACACCACGCGGACTGTCGCCTTCCCCCAGTTGCCAACAGCGATGAGCCAGATCGCCGTCCCCATGGCCGTCCGGGGCACGGTGACGGGCGTACTCTTCGTCGAAAGCGAGATGCGGCTGGCCTTCCGCGAGGAAGACGAGGCGGCCCTCGACATCCTGGCGGGACAGGCGGCCAGCGCCCTCCGGGCAAACGAGCTGGAGGCGGCTGCGGCAGAACCGAGGTCGGCAGCAGCCCAACCCGATGCCGCTCCCGCTGGAGGTGAAATCCGCGTCACCCATCACCGCTTCGACGACAGCATATTCGTCGATGGCACTTATATCGTGAAGGGCGTTGCGGGCACCCTGCTGCGCCTGATGCTCGAATGGCACCTGAAGGAGCGCCGAAGCGAGTTCACAAACCGGGAAATGCGGCTCGCCGCCGGCGCGCGGCTGCCGGAGATCAAGGATAATCTGGAGACCCGGCTATTGCTATTGCGCCGCCGGCTTGAAGAAAAGCAGGCCCCGATACAGATCACACGAGTCGGCCGAGGTCGCGTTCGTCTGGAGGTGAAAGGACTTATCATACTTGACGCTGCGAGGACATAA
- a CDS encoding PAS domain-containing protein, with translation MASYTSEMREIFPGSGEMSQLMKGFDWSASALGSPDRWPDSLKIPLRMLLTSRFEMWLGWGPDLNFFYNDAYIPTLGIKHPVMFGKPFREVWAEVYDDVADQVARVKQGEATWNEALLLLLERNGYPEETYHSFSYSPLYGLQGEVDGMLCIVSEVTARVINERRLNTIRTLGMALVGASTEVAVCEAVSEILNTNRHDFPFFLFYIGEGHERRTVASSADAAELLHRTWPVEASYERPITIELSPDETFPVGSWAVAPRQALIVGIPGAGQRRPVGHLVLGLNPYRRKDEDLAALARMLASQISGALANVAALVTERRRADRVWTYSRDLIVTLGADGIFRSVSPAWTRILGHDTTQVVGRHFQEFLLPADRQSTALALSRAASGDDLTSFENRYQTAQGAIRWISWNTAREGELVYGYGRDITEQKLNAEALASAERALRQSQKMEAVGQLTGGVAHDFNNLLMAIIANLDLVKRHVPHDPKTARLIDGAIQGANRGASLTQRLLAFARRQDLALTSTDITALVKGVGELITKSVGSNIEVCYELDEAIPAALADVNQIELALLNLVVNARDALPNGGRVTITTGSVALLSDEHLADGTYICLTVADNGVGMDAETLAKATEPFFSTKELGKGTGLGLSMVLGLAIQLNGALRLHSKLGEGTRAEFLLPLTEVPKQEPVPVIEPKAEPATSQWSILVVDDDALIAMSTVDMLEDLGHWVTEVNSAAEAIDLVKNGKHFDLVVTDYSMPKMNGGQLASALRQLEPALPILLATGYAELPPGTELDLPRLAKPYDQKQLQREIAKLLGC, from the coding sequence TTGGCCAGCTACACCTCCGAAATGCGGGAGATATTCCCGGGCTCAGGCGAAATGAGCCAATTGATGAAGGGGTTTGATTGGTCTGCTAGCGCGCTGGGTTCTCCGGACCGCTGGCCGGATAGCTTGAAGATCCCCCTACGGATGTTACTGACGTCCCGCTTTGAGATGTGGCTCGGCTGGGGGCCTGATCTCAATTTTTTTTACAACGACGCCTACATCCCGACGCTCGGCATCAAACACCCCGTCATGTTTGGAAAGCCGTTTCGGGAGGTTTGGGCGGAGGTTTATGATGATGTGGCCGATCAGGTCGCACGGGTGAAGCAGGGCGAGGCGACGTGGAACGAAGCGCTATTGCTCCTGCTTGAGCGGAATGGTTATCCCGAGGAAACTTATCATAGCTTCTCCTACAGCCCGCTTTATGGACTGCAAGGAGAGGTCGATGGCATGCTGTGCATCGTTAGCGAGGTCACTGCGCGTGTCATTAATGAGCGTCGGCTGAATACAATACGCACTCTGGGAATGGCGTTGGTCGGGGCTTCAACGGAAGTGGCCGTGTGCGAGGCGGTCTCTGAGATCCTCAATACTAATCGCCATGATTTCCCGTTCTTTCTATTTTACATCGGTGAAGGTCACGAGCGAAGGACGGTTGCATCCTCCGCAGATGCTGCCGAACTGCTGCATCGGACCTGGCCCGTGGAAGCCTCTTATGAGAGGCCGATAACGATTGAATTGTCGCCGGACGAAACATTTCCGGTGGGATCCTGGGCAGTCGCGCCTCGTCAGGCGCTGATCGTGGGTATTCCCGGTGCAGGGCAGCGGCGTCCGGTTGGGCATCTCGTCCTCGGACTCAATCCCTATCGTCGGAAAGACGAGGACCTAGCCGCGCTTGCGCGCATGCTCGCCAGCCAGATCAGTGGCGCGCTTGCCAATGTGGCCGCTCTCGTTACGGAGCGACGGCGTGCGGATCGGGTCTGGACCTATTCCCGCGATCTGATCGTAACACTTGGAGCGGATGGAATCTTCCGGTCGGTCAGCCCCGCTTGGACCCGCATCCTGGGACACGACACCACGCAAGTTGTCGGGCGTCATTTCCAGGAATTTTTGCTGCCTGCCGACAGGCAGAGCACAGCGCTTGCCCTTAGCCGTGCCGCCTCGGGCGATGATCTGACCTCATTCGAAAACCGGTATCAGACCGCTCAGGGCGCAATCCGTTGGATCTCGTGGAATACGGCCAGGGAAGGCGAGCTGGTTTATGGCTATGGCCGTGATATCACCGAGCAGAAGCTGAACGCGGAAGCCCTCGCATCCGCGGAAAGAGCTCTACGCCAATCGCAAAAGATGGAGGCTGTCGGACAGCTCACTGGCGGCGTGGCTCATGACTTCAACAATCTCCTGATGGCAATCATCGCCAACCTCGATCTGGTGAAACGTCATGTGCCACACGACCCCAAGACGGCCCGGCTGATCGACGGCGCGATCCAAGGTGCCAATCGCGGCGCCTCACTGACACAAAGGCTACTGGCATTTGCGCGTCGACAGGATCTAGCGTTGACCTCGACAGACATCACGGCCTTGGTCAAGGGCGTTGGCGAGCTGATAACGAAGTCGGTGGGTTCGAATATTGAAGTCTGCTACGAATTGGACGAGGCGATACCGGCCGCACTCGCGGACGTGAACCAGATAGAGCTAGCCCTGCTGAACTTGGTGGTCAATGCGCGGGATGCGCTTCCCAACGGCGGCCGCGTGACGATTACGACGGGCAGCGTCGCTCTTTTGAGTGACGAGCATCTGGCTGACGGCACCTACATCTGTCTCACCGTTGCCGACAATGGCGTCGGCATGGATGCTGAGACGCTTGCCAAGGCCACCGAGCCGTTCTTCTCCACCAAGGAATTGGGCAAGGGAACCGGGCTTGGTCTGTCGATGGTTCTTGGGCTCGCAATCCAGCTCAACGGCGCATTGCGCCTTCACAGCAAGCTTGGTGAAGGGACACGCGCGGAGTTCCTGCTGCCCCTCACTGAGGTCCCAAAACAGGAGCCGGTACCGGTCATCGAACCGAAAGCGGAGCCGGCGACGTCACAATGGTCGATTCTTGTGGTTGACGACGACGCGCTGATTGCGATGAGCACTGTGGATATGCTGGAGGACCTTGGCCACTGGGTTACAGAAGTGAACTCGGCCGCCGAGGCAATCGATTTGGTCAAGAATGGTAAGCACTTTGATCTTGTCGTAACCGACTACTCCATGCCGAAGATGAATGGTGGACAGTTGGCATCAGCCCTGCGACAGCTTGAGCCCGCGCTGCCGATCTTGCTCGCGACGGGCTATGCCGAACTGCCCCCGGGGACCGAGCTCGATCTGCCGCGGTTGGCGAAACCTTATGATCAAAAACAATTGCAGAGGGAAATCGCCAAACTTCTTGGATGTTGA
- a CDS encoding adenylate/guanylate cyclase domain-containing protein: MATDVPKPPRKLLFAKYFIAVFGAVVVPLLVAGASEAWLGYRDQRARLSEQLALEARLAAVEIHNFLEGISDQLTWMVHLPWSPGVDERRRLDGLRLLRQVPSIMSLRLIDGSGKERLYVSRIGLNRVESGEDFSKDPAVLGAAGQRAWMGPVTFQGGSEPFMTVAVAGNRSAVGTAIAEVNLKFIWEVISAIRVGRTGEAYVLDHPGNLVAHPDISLVLRADEGAVLPLQLLRTAISAQAGQAIAGRDINGQMVMAAMATIPVADWSVIAKQPLTEAFGPIYAALWRTGLLLVGGAILAVLLAYWLTQRMVRPIRRLEDGVARIGAGEFDHRIHLTTGDELERLAERLNDMAGELAVSQERSERIGRLKRFLAPQVAELVDQAGDDRVLDGRRVEVVVVFCDLRGFTAFSARAEPEIIISALSAYYEALDRVITAHGATLVSFLGDGVMVLVNAPVACSDPALRAVTMACDMQAGVQLLLAEWHRAGHELGFGVGLAMGPATVGRIGAEGRFDYTAIGNVVNLAARLCASAKDGEILVDRTAAQAVGTTVVLVEQEARALKGFDQRVPIFAVDVPLRDVRA, from the coding sequence ATGGCGACCGATGTTCCGAAGCCTCCTCGCAAATTGCTGTTCGCGAAGTATTTCATCGCGGTTTTCGGGGCTGTGGTGGTGCCGCTCCTGGTCGCGGGCGCCAGCGAGGCCTGGCTTGGCTATCGCGACCAGCGGGCGCGGCTGAGTGAGCAGCTTGCTCTCGAGGCGCGTCTTGCGGCAGTCGAAATCCACAATTTTCTTGAAGGAATCAGTGACCAGCTGACCTGGATGGTCCATTTGCCCTGGTCTCCAGGCGTCGATGAGCGGCGCAGGCTGGACGGGCTGCGTCTGTTGCGCCAAGTGCCATCCATCATGAGCCTTCGCCTGATTGATGGCAGTGGCAAGGAACGCCTTTATGTCTCCCGCATTGGCCTTAATCGGGTCGAAAGCGGCGAAGACTTCAGCAAAGATCCCGCCGTATTGGGCGCTGCAGGGCAGCGAGCATGGATGGGGCCCGTGACCTTTCAAGGCGGCTCGGAGCCGTTCATGACGGTCGCGGTTGCGGGGAACCGGTCTGCCGTCGGCACCGCGATCGCCGAGGTCAACTTGAAGTTCATCTGGGAAGTCATCTCGGCCATCCGGGTCGGACGGACCGGCGAGGCCTACGTCCTCGATCACCCCGGGAACCTCGTGGCGCATCCCGATATAAGTCTCGTTCTGCGCGCCGATGAAGGCGCTGTATTACCCTTGCAGCTTTTGCGAACCGCCATCAGTGCACAAGCCGGGCAGGCGATCGCCGGGCGCGATATCAATGGCCAAATGGTCATGGCCGCGATGGCGACAATCCCCGTGGCCGATTGGAGCGTTATCGCCAAGCAGCCGCTCACCGAGGCGTTCGGTCCAATCTACGCGGCGCTGTGGCGGACCGGCCTGCTTCTTGTGGGCGGCGCGATCCTCGCTGTGTTGCTCGCCTATTGGCTGACGCAACGTATGGTCAGGCCCATTCGCCGGCTTGAGGACGGCGTTGCCCGCATTGGCGCGGGTGAGTTCGACCACCGCATTCACCTCACCACAGGAGACGAACTGGAGCGGCTTGCGGAGCGTCTCAACGACATGGCGGGGGAGCTTGCCGTTTCGCAGGAACGATCGGAGCGTATCGGCCGGCTCAAGCGCTTCCTGGCGCCCCAGGTCGCCGAACTGGTCGATCAGGCTGGCGACGATCGGGTGCTTGATGGGCGACGCGTGGAAGTTGTGGTGGTGTTCTGCGACCTTCGTGGTTTCACGGCGTTCTCGGCCCGGGCCGAGCCCGAGATCATCATCAGCGCGCTCAGCGCCTATTACGAGGCGCTGGACAGGGTCATAACCGCCCATGGCGCGACGCTCGTCAGCTTCCTGGGCGATGGGGTGATGGTTCTCGTCAACGCCCCGGTGGCGTGCTCGGACCCAGCATTGCGGGCTGTCACCATGGCGTGCGATATGCAGGCTGGCGTCCAACTGCTCCTCGCCGAATGGCACAGAGCCGGCCACGAGCTTGGGTTCGGCGTCGGCTTGGCGATGGGCCCGGCGACGGTTGGCAGGATAGGGGCCGAGGGCCGCTTCGACTACACCGCGATCGGGAATGTGGTGAACCTCGCCGCGCGTCTCTGCGCGAGTGCGAAGGACGGTGAAATCCTCGTTGACCGCACGGCAGCTCAGGCTGTTGGAACGACCGTTGTTCTCGTCGAACAGGAGGCGAGGGCACTGAAAGGTTTCGACCAGCGCGTTCCGATCTTTGCTGTTGACGTGCCACTCCGCGATGTGCGCGCCTAA
- a CDS encoding ABC transporter substrate-binding protein, whose translation MRRREFIASLVFVSAGVGQVRAQQSALPVIGYLGPETPERSASRLTAFREGLAEAGYVDGRNVSIIFRWADGQYRQLPVLAAELVANGVTLMVAPGGAEVALAAKSAAGNIPIVFELGGDPVALGLVSSLARPGGTMTGVTSLSVEVSRKRLEFMSELLPEAKLFVIAANPTSPTVGSQLKNLEAAAVALGLQLHVINASSADEFEGIFTTARAIGAGGVVFTSDPYFAYRSARLAELAARHAVPAITQARDFPVAGGLMSYGGDFRQSHWQTGIYTGRILKGEKPADLPVQRVTKVEFFINLKAAQALGLTVPPSLLSSADVVIE comes from the coding sequence ATGCGACGGCGCGAGTTTATCGCTTCGCTGGTGTTTGTGTCGGCAGGCGTGGGGCAGGTTCGCGCGCAACAATCCGCTTTGCCAGTGATCGGCTACCTCGGGCCCGAGACACCCGAACGTAGCGCCAGCCGGCTCACCGCCTTCCGGGAAGGTCTGGCAGAGGCCGGATATGTCGACGGGCGCAACGTATCGATAATATTTCGCTGGGCAGACGGCCAGTATCGCCAACTGCCGGTGCTTGCGGCTGAACTCGTCGCAAACGGTGTGACGCTGATGGTGGCTCCCGGCGGCGCGGAAGTTGCGCTTGCGGCCAAATCGGCTGCGGGCAACATTCCAATCGTCTTCGAACTCGGTGGAGACCCCGTCGCGCTTGGCCTCGTCAGCAGCCTTGCCCGTCCGGGTGGGACCATGACCGGCGTAACGAGCCTCAGCGTTGAAGTTTCGCGCAAACGCCTTGAATTCATGAGTGAGCTGTTGCCGGAAGCCAAGCTGTTCGTGATCGCGGCTAACCCCACCAGCCCGACAGTCGGCTCACAGTTGAAAAATCTTGAGGCGGCAGCTGTAGCTCTAGGCTTGCAACTCCATGTGATCAACGCAAGCAGCGCGGATGAGTTCGAGGGGATATTCACGACGGCGCGTGCGATTGGGGCGGGAGGCGTCGTTTTTACCTCTGATCCCTATTTCGCCTATAGAAGCGCACGGCTCGCTGAACTCGCCGCGCGGCACGCCGTCCCAGCGATCACGCAGGCGCGCGATTTCCCGGTGGCCGGCGGGTTGATGAGCTATGGTGGAGATTTTCGCCAATCGCATTGGCAAACCGGCATCTATACCGGGCGGATCCTCAAGGGCGAGAAGCCAGCCGATCTTCCGGTGCAGCGCGTGACGAAAGTGGAGTTCTTCATCAATCTCAAGGCCGCCCAGGCACTGGGACTGACTGTTCCCCCCTCGCTGCTGAGCAGCGCGGATGTTGTGATCGAATAG
- a CDS encoding TRAP transporter large permease: MSWGASLLVYVALLGIMISIGVPMALAMGLTGIVGLTLLHGTTLWPSLGDVVWNSTNSFTLVAVPLFVLMGEVLLKSGAAERFYSGLSVLMGRVPGGLAQSNILGSALFSAISGSSTATTLTIGTVAIPQMRKRGYNDHLTFGTLTGGGALGNLIPPSIFLLIYASVVQASAVELFVATIVPGLIAVVMFMVYVAIKARANPGWVPPRGEPATPRDIGRALIDCVPISVLILSIIGGMYGGIMTPTEAAGFGCLLAFVIAGLYRRLNVAAIRSACVNSISITCVLSLIIINGQILGLAVTHAGIGVGVSRALVEMGLSPFVFFTFLFVLYLILGAMLEGVSMMLLTVPVLYPTLKAMGFDDIWFGVFLVIQAELAQLSPPIGLNLIAVQSVARDAKLGLIMKATLPYAIMLSALCFLLYLLPELALWLPDQMRGR; encoded by the coding sequence ATGAGCTGGGGGGCTAGCCTTCTCGTTTACGTCGCCTTGCTCGGGATCATGATCTCGATCGGCGTGCCGATGGCGCTGGCCATGGGCCTTACGGGCATTGTCGGGCTCACGCTCCTGCATGGTACGACGCTATGGCCGAGCCTCGGTGACGTGGTTTGGAATTCCACCAATTCCTTCACGCTTGTCGCCGTGCCGCTCTTCGTCCTGATGGGCGAGGTGCTGCTGAAGAGCGGCGCGGCCGAGCGCTTCTATTCCGGCCTCAGTGTGCTGATGGGCCGTGTGCCCGGCGGGCTCGCACAGTCCAATATCCTGGGCAGCGCGTTGTTCTCGGCGATCAGTGGCTCCTCGACCGCGACCACCCTGACGATCGGCACGGTCGCGATCCCGCAGATGCGCAAACGCGGCTACAACGACCACCTCACCTTTGGCACGCTGACAGGCGGCGGCGCACTGGGAAACCTCATCCCGCCAAGCATCTTCCTGCTGATTTACGCCTCGGTCGTGCAGGCGTCGGCGGTCGAGCTGTTCGTGGCGACCATCGTGCCCGGCCTCATCGCCGTCGTGATGTTCATGGTCTATGTCGCGATCAAGGCGCGCGCCAATCCCGGCTGGGTGCCGCCGCGCGGCGAACCCGCCACCCCCCGAGACATCGGGCGCGCGCTTATTGACTGCGTGCCGATCTCGGTGCTGATCCTTTCGATCATCGGCGGCATGTATGGTGGCATCATGACGCCGACCGAGGCGGCCGGGTTCGGTTGTCTTCTCGCCTTCGTGATCGCCGGGCTTTATCGCCGGCTCAACGTGGCTGCCATCCGCAGCGCCTGCGTGAACAGCATCTCGATCACCTGCGTGCTCTCGCTGATCATCATCAACGGCCAGATCCTGGGGTTGGCCGTCACTCATGCGGGCATCGGCGTCGGCGTCTCCAGGGCGCTCGTCGAGATGGGATTGTCACCCTTCGTCTTCTTCACGTTCCTGTTTGTGCTCTATCTCATTCTGGGCGCCATGCTCGAAGGCGTCTCCATGATGCTGCTCACGGTGCCGGTGCTCTACCCGACACTCAAGGCCATGGGCTTCGACGACATCTGGTTCGGCGTGTTCCTCGTCATCCAGGCAGAGCTTGCACAGCTCTCGCCACCCATCGGCCTCAATCTCATCGCCGTTCAATCGGTGGCGCGCGACGCAAAGCTCGGGCTCATCATGAAGGCGACATTGCCCTATGCCATCATGCTCAGCGCCTTGTGCTTCCTTCTCTATCTGCTGCCGGAGCTCGCGCTGTGGCTCCCTGACCAGATGCGCGGACGATAA
- a CDS encoding TRAP transporter small permease: MTGALRRLAVGLGAVLRPLERAAIALAIVVLLALLVLTNVEVAGRYFLGFSTLIADEYGGYAYSWLVLLGAIHLLRSDSYLTITLIIDRLPRLRSAMGVVAGVLGLGTSLILLWSCWQTFHLSWLFGTKSIQPSQTPLYLPQVIMPVGFLMLVLAYLEDILRRLSGLPPRRQEDDTATWGEGDVV, translated from the coding sequence GTGACCGGCGCCCTGCGAAGGCTCGCAGTGGGGCTCGGCGCGGTGCTACGGCCGCTCGAGCGCGCCGCCATCGCCTTGGCGATCGTTGTCCTGCTGGCTCTCCTGGTGTTGACCAATGTCGAGGTGGCGGGGCGCTATTTTCTCGGCTTCTCCACACTGATCGCCGATGAATACGGCGGCTATGCCTACAGTTGGCTCGTGCTCCTCGGCGCGATCCACCTGCTGCGTTCCGACAGCTATCTGACGATAACACTCATCATCGATAGGCTGCCGCGTCTGCGCAGCGCGATGGGGGTTGTCGCGGGGGTCCTCGGCCTCGGCACGAGCCTTATCCTGCTCTGGTCGTGCTGGCAGACATTCCACCTGTCCTGGCTGTTCGGCACGAAATCGATCCAGCCCTCGCAGACGCCCCTCTACCTGCCGCAAGTGATCATGCCGGTCGGTTTCCTGATGCTGGTGCTCGCCTATCTCGAGGACATCCTTCGGCGCCTCTCCGGCCTGCCGCCACGCCGGCAGGAGGACGACACAGCCACCTGGGGCGAGGGGGACGTGGTATGA